A genomic window from Halorubrum lacusprofundi ATCC 49239 includes:
- a CDS encoding DUF7118 family protein produces the protein MPGGDASDPVREAGEAAATLRERYDELARIEARIADLGRDRIETAADAYRRAHRVLDQYEEDAVGTGDFGSYVQFRGEFGEAVDAADDALAADAFAAADDAVDKRRLSETDFAAARDALEPAGNYVDLLADRDEALDDYRAARKAAREARKALDARLDDLREVAGMADADLDADVDRLREPIESYNDAVREAFDSFYKSASARDVFSFLDRADGTPFVDADVPPTDLREYVTDYDAGEEPLPTLLEYADYSNSKLEHYVDDPGALRTAVAVHRTYVERLDAEPLTLDWPPAGGDELAYEIDELIPLVSRVADDETVATLRSVRDLARDEEYDRLRRAAVVRDALDEPERGLLKRGVIDDRVREAERTVSIAEDVLAETKRE, from the coding sequence ATGCCGGGTGGGGACGCCTCCGACCCCGTCCGCGAAGCCGGCGAGGCGGCCGCGACGCTGCGCGAGCGGTACGACGAACTCGCCCGGATCGAGGCCCGGATAGCCGACCTCGGTCGGGATCGGATCGAGACCGCCGCCGACGCGTACCGCCGGGCGCACCGCGTGCTTGATCAGTACGAGGAGGACGCGGTCGGCACCGGCGACTTCGGTTCGTACGTCCAGTTCCGGGGGGAGTTCGGAGAGGCGGTCGACGCCGCCGACGACGCGCTCGCGGCCGACGCGTTCGCCGCTGCGGACGATGCGGTCGACAAACGCCGGCTCTCGGAGACCGACTTCGCCGCCGCCCGCGACGCGTTGGAGCCGGCTGGCAACTACGTCGACCTGCTCGCCGACCGCGACGAGGCCCTCGACGACTACCGGGCCGCGCGCAAGGCCGCGAGAGAGGCCCGGAAGGCGCTCGACGCCCGGCTCGACGACCTGCGCGAGGTCGCCGGGATGGCCGACGCGGACCTCGACGCCGACGTGGACCGGCTCCGAGAGCCGATCGAGTCGTACAACGACGCGGTCCGCGAGGCGTTCGACTCCTTTTATAAATCGGCGTCGGCCCGAGACGTGTTCTCCTTCCTCGACCGCGCCGACGGCACCCCGTTCGTCGACGCGGACGTGCCGCCGACTGACCTGCGCGAGTACGTCACCGACTACGACGCAGGCGAGGAGCCCCTTCCGACGCTGTTGGAGTACGCCGACTACTCGAACTCGAAGCTGGAGCACTACGTCGACGATCCCGGCGCGCTCCGGACCGCGGTCGCGGTCCACCGCACCTACGTCGAGCGGCTCGACGCCGAGCCGCTGACGCTCGACTGGCCGCCGGCGGGCGGCGACGAGCTGGCCTACGAGATCGACGAGCTGATCCCCCTCGTCTCGCGGGTCGCCGACGACGAGACGGTGGCGACGCTCCGGTCAGTCCGCGACCTCGCGCGCGACGAGGAGTACGACCGGCTCCGCCGGGCGGCCGTGGTGCGCGACGCGCTCGACGAGCCCGAGCGAGGCCTTTTAAAACGGGGCGTTATCGACGACCGGGTTCGCGAGGCGGAGCGAACCGTCTCGATCGCCGAGGACGTGCTGGCGGAGACGAAACGGGAGTAG
- a CDS encoding HAD-IIA family hydrolase, whose protein sequence is MKFSGAVLDVDGTVVRGNDPIPGAPAGYRRLREAGVETLFVSNNPTKTPPAYVDRLGTAGYEINPDQVFTAGTVTTRYLRERHADDELLCIGSSGLLDQFEAAGLATTDDVDAADALVASIDREFDYDDLCTALWALDRDIPFIGTDPDVVIPAPERDVPGSGAVINAIAGVAEREPDAVLGKPSETAIEMVRERLPYPPEECLVVGDRLNTDIALGERAGMTTALVLSGVTNEAAVADASVSPDYVLDDLGDIDRVIG, encoded by the coding sequence ATGAAGTTCAGCGGCGCCGTCCTCGACGTGGACGGTACGGTCGTACGAGGCAACGATCCGATCCCCGGCGCGCCGGCGGGTTACCGGCGGCTCCGCGAGGCCGGGGTCGAGACGCTGTTTGTCTCGAACAACCCGACGAAGACCCCGCCGGCGTACGTCGACCGGCTCGGAACCGCGGGCTACGAGATCAATCCGGACCAGGTGTTCACGGCCGGAACCGTGACGACGCGGTACCTGCGCGAGCGCCACGCGGACGACGAGCTGCTGTGTATCGGCAGCTCGGGGCTGCTCGACCAGTTCGAGGCGGCCGGGCTCGCGACGACCGACGACGTCGACGCCGCGGACGCGCTCGTGGCCTCGATCGATCGAGAGTTCGATTACGACGACCTCTGTACGGCGCTGTGGGCACTCGACCGTGACATCCCCTTCATCGGCACCGACCCCGACGTGGTCATCCCGGCTCCCGAGCGCGACGTGCCGGGTTCCGGGGCCGTGATCAACGCGATCGCGGGCGTCGCCGAGCGCGAGCCGGACGCGGTCCTCGGGAAGCCCTCGGAAACAGCGATCGAGATGGTCCGCGAGCGACTGCCGTACCCCCCCGAAGAGTGTCTCGTCGTCGGGGATCGGCTCAACACCGACATCGCGCTCGGCGAACGCGCCGGGATGACCACCGCACTGGTGCTGTCCGGCGTCACGAACGAGGCGGCCGTCGCGGACGCGAGCGTCTCGCCGGACTACGTGCTCGACGATCTCGGGGATATCGACCGCGTCATCGGCTGA
- a CDS encoding GNAT family N-acetyltransferase, protein MTGESPGDRHAPDPRVRAARPADANQIRGLQGHLRQPNPDLLEYGLAVGSALVSVADGRAVGYLLPVDAPNRPGVHLAELAVAPDYRRKGRARGLLSAVLADATGPVTLQAHPDNDAALSLYEELGFEVVDRRADAYADGDALVLRRE, encoded by the coding sequence ATGACGGGGGAGTCACCTGGGGACCGCCACGCCCCCGACCCCAGAGTCCGCGCCGCCCGCCCAGCCGACGCCAACCAGATCCGGGGGCTACAAGGCCACCTCCGACAGCCCAATCCGGACCTGCTGGAGTACGGGCTCGCGGTCGGGTCGGCACTCGTCAGCGTCGCCGACGGCCGGGCGGTCGGCTACCTGCTCCCGGTCGACGCGCCGAACCGCCCCGGCGTCCATCTCGCCGAGCTTGCCGTCGCTCCCGACTATCGCCGGAAGGGGCGCGCTCGCGGGTTGCTCTCGGCCGTCCTCGCCGACGCGACCGGTCCCGTGACGCTACAGGCGCACCCCGATAACGACGCCGCGCTGTCGCTGTACGAAGAACTGGGGTTCGAGGTCGTCGACCGGCGCGCCGACGCGTACGCCGACGGCGACGCGCTGGTGTTGCGCCGGGAATGA
- a CDS encoding DUF92 domain-containing protein, with protein MIRRLRRASIFAAVAAVAVLAPALGDAAAVPFLAAAGLAFFGVRDGRWFETLALRGDREEERLYGFVAFALAAAGLALFASLPRAPLPYEAFAAATLAVGGGRLGRTVVAGRATDEFPLVAGYVAGGTLGALAGQVGVLLQTDRAGLVDGLPELVFLAAVAALTAALVRSLVFDRDAHITVILVAFAVWGFVALDPAVTASLVAFGLAVTGALGYVSFALGTASVPGMLTGVLSALLAVVLGGVGWFATLMSFYAIGGLASKYRFDEKADRGVAQENEGARGTGNVLANSAVALVAVVGYAATAHVGVPGALFGFAFAGATATAMADTLSSEIGGLYDGPRLVTTLSRVEPGTDGAVTWQGELAGLAGALLVAGLAAFGMPIGDAIAGGGIVVLAGVAGMTVDSLLGALIEGERIGNQAVNFLATLSGAIVGVAAAVALGVGL; from the coding sequence GTGATACGGAGGCTTCGACGGGCGAGTATCTTTGCCGCGGTGGCCGCGGTCGCCGTCCTCGCGCCGGCACTCGGCGACGCCGCCGCCGTGCCGTTCCTCGCCGCCGCCGGCCTCGCCTTCTTCGGGGTCCGCGACGGCAGATGGTTTGAAACGCTTGCTTTGCGCGGTGACCGCGAGGAAGAGCGCCTCTACGGATTTGTCGCGTTCGCGCTCGCCGCTGCCGGTCTCGCGCTGTTCGCCTCCCTCCCCCGCGCCCCGCTCCCGTACGAGGCCTTCGCCGCGGCAACGCTCGCGGTCGGCGGCGGTCGCCTCGGTCGTACAGTCGTCGCCGGACGCGCCACCGACGAGTTCCCCCTCGTGGCGGGATACGTCGCCGGCGGGACGCTCGGCGCTCTCGCGGGACAGGTCGGCGTGCTGCTCCAGACCGACAGGGCGGGCCTCGTCGACGGCCTTCCCGAACTCGTCTTCCTTGCGGCCGTGGCTGCGCTCACGGCGGCGCTCGTCAGATCGCTCGTGTTCGACCGAGACGCCCACATCACGGTCATCCTCGTTGCGTTCGCCGTCTGGGGATTCGTCGCGCTGGACCCGGCGGTCACCGCCTCCCTCGTCGCCTTCGGGCTGGCGGTGACCGGCGCGCTCGGCTACGTCTCGTTCGCGCTCGGCACGGCCTCTGTCCCCGGTATGCTGACGGGCGTGTTGTCCGCGCTGCTGGCCGTCGTCCTCGGCGGCGTCGGCTGGTTCGCCACGCTCATGTCGTTTTACGCGATCGGCGGGTTGGCGTCGAAGTACCGCTTCGACGAGAAGGCGGACCGAGGCGTCGCACAGGAGAACGAGGGCGCCCGGGGCACCGGGAACGTGCTGGCGAACTCCGCGGTCGCGCTCGTCGCCGTCGTCGGCTACGCGGCGACCGCCCACGTCGGCGTACCGGGTGCGCTCTTCGGCTTCGCGTTCGCCGGCGCGACCGCGACCGCGATGGCGGACACGCTCTCCTCGGAGATCGGCGGGCTCTACGACGGTCCTCGGCTGGTGACGACCCTGAGCCGAGTCGAGCCGGGCACCGACGGCGCGGTGACGTGGCAGGGCGAACTGGCCGGGCTCGCGGGCGCGCTCCTTGTCGCCGGCCTTGCTGCGTTCGGGATGCCGATTGGCGACGCGATCGCCGGCGGGGGGATCGTCGTCCTCGCGGGCGTCGCGGGGATGACCGTCGACAGCCTCCTCGGCGCGCTGATCGAGGGTGAGCGGATCGGGAACCAAGCGGTGAACTTCCTCGCAACGCTGTCGGGGGCGATCGTCGGCGTCGCCGCTGCCGTCGCGCTCGGGGTGGGGCTGTGA
- a CDS encoding GTP cyclohydrolase III, which produces MTTTQVTLIQIDNYGPWTVTPEPRREMDLQSLQSRLFADIAQFMGPRDAYVFSTRYDNMIAVTNGLDGAAHAALQESIGNRYPVSVSLGTGVSERPIDALEAANRLLQTEGSAQDESRTEVLAGDYLTETAPSDLQIAHFDVVNVTGKYTDRLNEFDTFLNIERAYGSLTRYLRESHGALSFFVGGDNVVAVCPDLPEGAFADTVAHVADDVDIELQVGVGRGASAHEAGFAAKHALEACRNDGTSVELSVAPALSD; this is translated from the coding sequence GTGACGACGACTCAGGTGACGCTGATCCAGATCGACAACTACGGGCCGTGGACGGTGACGCCGGAGCCGCGCCGGGAAATGGATCTCCAATCCCTCCAGTCGCGGCTCTTCGCCGACATCGCCCAGTTCATGGGTCCGCGGGACGCCTACGTCTTCTCCACCCGCTACGACAACATGATCGCCGTGACGAACGGGCTCGACGGCGCGGCCCACGCGGCGCTCCAGGAGTCGATCGGGAACCGCTACCCGGTGAGCGTCAGCCTCGGGACCGGGGTCTCAGAGCGTCCGATCGACGCCCTGGAGGCGGCGAACCGCCTGCTCCAAACCGAAGGGAGCGCGCAAGACGAGAGCCGAACCGAGGTGCTCGCCGGCGACTACCTCACCGAGACGGCTCCGTCGGACCTCCAGATTGCCCACTTCGACGTGGTGAACGTGACCGGGAAGTACACCGACCGCCTCAACGAGTTCGACACGTTCCTCAACATCGAGCGTGCCTACGGCTCGCTGACGCGATACCTCCGAGAATCCCACGGCGCCCTCTCGTTTTTCGTCGGCGGCGACAACGTCGTCGCCGTCTGTCCGGACCTCCCCGAGGGGGCGTTCGCCGACACGGTCGCGCACGTGGCCGACGACGTCGACATCGAACTGCAGGTCGGCGTCGGTCGCGGTGCCTCCGCCCACGAGGCAGGATTCGCGGCCAAACACGCGCTCGAAGCGTGCCGAAACGACGGAACGAGCGTCGAACTGTCAGTCGCTCCGGCACTCAGCGACTGA
- a CDS encoding sugar O-acetyltransferase: protein MPTETERMLAGEPYDPSAPELVADRERARDLARRYNATSEAEGREALLRELFDAVGDDPVVHPSFRCDYGYNVAVGDGFFANYGCVFLDSNPIAFGDRCLLGPGVHVYTPTHPIDPEERATGRERAEPVTVGDDVWIGGRAVLTPGVTVGDGAVIGSGAVVTDDVPDRVVVGGNPARVIREIE from the coding sequence ATGCCCACCGAGACGGAGCGGATGCTCGCGGGGGAGCCCTACGACCCGAGCGCGCCGGAACTGGTCGCCGACCGGGAGCGCGCCCGCGACCTCGCTCGGCGATACAACGCGACGAGCGAGGCGGAGGGACGCGAGGCGCTCTTACGGGAGTTGTTCGACGCGGTCGGCGACGACCCGGTCGTCCACCCCTCGTTCCGGTGCGACTACGGCTACAACGTCGCGGTCGGCGACGGCTTCTTCGCGAACTACGGCTGCGTGTTCCTCGACAGCAACCCGATCGCGTTCGGCGATCGATGTCTGCTCGGGCCGGGCGTTCACGTCTACACGCCGACGCATCCGATCGATCCCGAGGAGCGCGCGACCGGCCGCGAGCGCGCCGAGCCGGTGACCGTCGGCGACGACGTCTGGATCGGCGGTCGCGCCGTGCTCACCCCGGGCGTGACGGTCGGCGACGGCGCGGTGATCGGCTCTGGCGCGGTCGTCACGGACGACGTGCCGGACCGCGTCGTCGTCGGCGGGAACCCGGCGCGGGTGATTCGAGAGATCGAGTAG
- a CDS encoding HVO_0476 family zinc finger protein — protein sequence MTETGDRVGLACPSCSPGEETVHEVLRPGGQATVRCTDCDHTYKTEIPEEETVGLTVIVSQDGESFSTEMDVPADTYVSTGEEFVVDSPDALMQVRVTGIEVGPEQRVEEADIEDVETLWTRAVDNVTVPVTLHPKDGNADQTRSLRVNVPGDYEFTVGETVEFGDEEFVVEGVQIREDAPEYRHEKLDHDGDFAYAKDCKRVYARDESLTAWSAW from the coding sequence ATGACCGAAACAGGAGACCGAGTCGGTCTCGCCTGCCCGTCGTGTTCGCCGGGCGAGGAGACCGTTCACGAAGTGTTGCGTCCCGGCGGGCAGGCCACCGTCCGCTGTACCGACTGCGATCACACGTACAAAACCGAGATCCCGGAGGAGGAGACCGTCGGGCTGACCGTCATCGTCTCGCAGGACGGCGAGTCCTTCTCGACCGAGATGGACGTGCCCGCGGACACCTACGTCTCCACGGGCGAGGAGTTCGTCGTCGACTCCCCCGACGCCCTGATGCAGGTCCGGGTGACCGGGATCGAGGTCGGGCCCGAACAGCGCGTCGAGGAGGCCGACATCGAGGACGTCGAGACGCTGTGGACCCGCGCGGTCGACAACGTCACCGTCCCGGTGACGCTCCACCCGAAGGACGGCAACGCTGACCAGACGCGCTCGCTGCGAGTGAACGTCCCCGGCGACTACGAGTTCACCGTCGGCGAGACCGTCGAGTTCGGCGACGAGGAGTTCGTCGTCGAGGGCGTCCAGATCCGCGAGGACGCCCCCGAGTACCGCCACGAGAAGCTGGACCACGACGGCGACTTCGCGTACGCCAAGGACTGCAAGCGGGTGTACGCCCGCGACGAGAGTCTGACGGCGTGGTCGGCCTGGTAG
- the prs gene encoding ribose-phosphate diphosphokinase, which translates to MIVPGSSSQLLAATLAEETGRPLATPTYDRFPDGEGLAAVPDFDDDEATIVAATDSDAAWVELLQLQDAVREAGAERVTTVIPYMGYARQDESFGDGQPVSARAMARAVSTGTDRVVLVNPHEAGVADFYDVPVETVDAASVLAEPLPTDLADPLFLAPDEGAIRIAETVRDAYGTGETDYFEKHRDRDTGEIEVSPSDAHVEGRDVVVVDDIVATGSTMSESVAVLNDRGAARVLAACVHPMLAANAVTKLRGAGVDRIVGSDTLERGCSVVSVAPVLADALD; encoded by the coding sequence ATGATCGTACCCGGATCCAGCTCACAGCTACTCGCGGCCACGCTCGCCGAGGAGACGGGTCGGCCGCTGGCGACGCCGACCTACGACCGGTTCCCGGACGGCGAGGGGCTCGCCGCAGTGCCCGACTTCGACGACGATGAGGCGACGATCGTCGCCGCGACCGACTCCGACGCGGCGTGGGTCGAACTGCTCCAGCTACAAGACGCCGTCCGCGAGGCCGGCGCCGAGCGTGTGACGACGGTGATTCCCTACATGGGGTACGCCCGACAGGACGAGTCGTTCGGCGATGGCCAGCCCGTCTCGGCGCGAGCAATGGCGCGGGCGGTCTCGACCGGCACCGACCGGGTCGTCCTCGTCAACCCTCACGAGGCCGGCGTCGCCGACTTCTACGACGTGCCGGTCGAGACGGTCGACGCCGCCAGTGTGCTCGCGGAGCCGCTCCCGACCGACCTCGCGGACCCGCTGTTCCTCGCGCCCGACGAGGGCGCGATCCGCATCGCCGAGACGGTCCGGGACGCGTACGGCACCGGCGAGACCGACTATTTCGAGAAGCACCGCGACCGCGACACGGGCGAGATCGAGGTGTCGCCGTCGGACGCCCACGTCGAGGGACGGGACGTGGTCGTCGTCGACGACATCGTCGCCACCGGGTCAACGATGAGCGAGTCCGTCGCCGTGCTGAACGACCGCGGCGCGGCGCGGGTGCTCGCGGCCTGCGTCCACCCCATGCTCGCGGCCAACGCCGTGACGAAGCTCCGCGGCGCCGGCGTCGACCGTATCGTCGGCAGCGACACGCTCGAACGCGGCTGCAGCGTCGTCAGCGTCGCGCCCGTTCTCGCCGACGCGCTCGACTGA
- a CDS encoding UbiA family prenyltransferase, with protein MAIARHEHGLQADLRALLSQVHPVFMLPPLAASWFGAAVAGEFALSVGAIHMTAIFFAVYTAHVKDGYVDFHRRGEDDDHPMTIRGCRLSLLAAGVGFAVCTLTLGVFVGPGAALVTLPTWFIGYLHAPQLDTNPLTTTLGYPSGIALALLGGFYVQTTEMTAAILGFALVFLVTLAGVKIIDDEQDYAYDRSIDKRTVSVLLGRPRARTLAFSLLMAGLVGVLWGTVDGLFPPSAPAAALAFAPIALVARRARPTIATMLLIRGAYVFLAVLIVAVWFRPLSGTPLPDITVLGSYTYLATEIVFGALAFGLLRYAGALRQSARTIAALYPIAYLWDWYTLEIGVFEITMRTGYDLFGIPIEEHLFMIVVPALVLGIHETIRTLSAESDDASRSDTHR; from the coding sequence ATGGCCATCGCTCGGCACGAACACGGACTACAGGCTGACCTGCGGGCGTTGCTCTCGCAGGTCCACCCGGTGTTCATGTTGCCGCCGCTTGCGGCCTCGTGGTTCGGTGCGGCCGTCGCCGGCGAGTTCGCGCTCTCGGTGGGCGCGATTCACATGACCGCGATCTTCTTCGCGGTGTATACGGCACACGTGAAGGACGGCTACGTCGACTTCCATCGGCGCGGCGAGGACGACGACCATCCGATGACGATCCGCGGCTGTCGCCTCTCCCTTCTCGCCGCCGGCGTCGGCTTCGCCGTCTGTACGCTCACGCTCGGAGTATTCGTCGGCCCGGGCGCCGCGCTCGTCACCCTTCCGACCTGGTTCATCGGGTATCTCCACGCGCCACAGCTCGATACGAATCCGCTCACCACGACGCTGGGGTACCCGAGCGGCATCGCGCTCGCGCTGCTCGGCGGGTTCTACGTCCAGACGACCGAGATGACCGCGGCGATACTCGGATTCGCGCTCGTCTTCCTCGTGACACTCGCCGGGGTGAAGATCATCGACGACGAACAGGACTACGCGTACGACAGATCGATCGACAAACGGACCGTCTCGGTACTGCTCGGCCGACCCCGAGCCCGGACGCTGGCGTTCTCTCTGCTGATGGCCGGGCTCGTCGGCGTTCTCTGGGGGACAGTCGACGGACTGTTTCCCCCGTCGGCGCCGGCCGCGGCGCTCGCGTTCGCCCCGATAGCACTGGTGGCCAGACGGGCCCGCCCGACGATCGCGACGATGCTACTGATCCGTGGCGCCTACGTCTTCCTGGCCGTCCTGATCGTGGCCGTCTGGTTTCGACCGCTGTCCGGCACCCCGCTTCCGGACATCACCGTTCTCGGGTCGTACACGTACCTCGCCACCGAGATCGTCTTCGGCGCGCTCGCGTTCGGCCTGCTCCGCTACGCCGGCGCGCTCCGTCAGTCGGCCCGGACGATCGCCGCCCTGTATCCGATCGCGTACCTCTGGGACTGGTACACGCTGGAGATCGGCGTCTTCGAGATCACGATGCGCACCGGATACGACCTGTTCGGGATCCCGATCGAGGAGCACCTCTTCATGATCGTCGTGCCGGCACTTGTCCTCGGCATTCACGAGACCATCCGGACGCTCTCGGCCGAGTCGGACGACGCGTCTCGAAGCGATACTCACAGGTGA
- a CDS encoding PadR family transcriptional regulator, whose product MRKSGPPKGLISYLVLELLAERPRYGYELLGDITEISGGHWEPSYGSVYPILYKFEEEGVAERVERADEPDRKYFALTDAGREELVEKRREIGAEAKEFGDVVLGFYHLYAALATDDRFEVDDAEGEWAYSERYSAWIVEQIIRHHERDFGAFERIDATPEEFSAAAERDEREEASDEATEGAEGGAADGEESNTDDSEDPESASSGAVD is encoded by the coding sequence ATGCGGAAAAGCGGGCCGCCGAAAGGACTGATCTCGTATCTCGTGTTGGAGCTACTCGCCGAGCGACCCCGATACGGATACGAGCTGCTGGGCGATATCACCGAAATCAGCGGCGGCCACTGGGAGCCTTCGTACGGGTCGGTGTACCCGATCCTCTACAAGTTCGAGGAGGAGGGCGTCGCCGAGCGCGTCGAGCGCGCCGACGAGCCCGACCGCAAGTACTTCGCGCTCACCGACGCGGGCCGCGAGGAACTCGTCGAGAAACGCCGCGAGATCGGTGCCGAGGCGAAGGAGTTCGGCGACGTGGTGCTCGGCTTCTACCACCTGTACGCCGCGCTCGCCACCGACGACCGGTTCGAGGTGGACGACGCCGAGGGCGAGTGGGCGTACTCCGAGCGCTACAGCGCGTGGATCGTCGAGCAGATAATCCGCCATCACGAGCGCGATTTCGGGGCGTTTGAGCGGATCGACGCCACGCCGGAGGAGTTCTCCGCGGCAGCGGAACGCGACGAGCGAGAGGAAGCGAGTGACGAAGCGACCGAGGGAGCCGAAGGCGGCGCTGCGGACGGCGAGGAGTCGAACACGGACGATTCTGAGGACCCCGAGTCCGCGTCGTCCGGAGCGGTGGACTAA
- the hisI gene encoding phosphoribosyl-AMP cyclohydrolase, whose amino-acid sequence MTDADADQGAIEVDFGDDGLVPAVAQDADSGEVLMLAYVSPEALERTRETGEAHYYSRSRDELWHKGGSSGHTQEVREVRVDCDADTLLYLVDQNVGACHTGHRSCFYRTVDGEHVGERVFDPDEVY is encoded by the coding sequence ATGACCGACGCCGACGCGGATCAGGGGGCTATCGAGGTTGACTTCGGCGACGACGGCCTCGTCCCGGCGGTCGCGCAGGACGCCGATTCGGGCGAGGTGCTCATGCTCGCGTACGTCTCGCCGGAGGCACTCGAACGCACCCGCGAGACGGGCGAGGCGCACTACTACTCGCGGTCGCGCGACGAACTGTGGCACAAGGGCGGTTCCTCGGGGCACACCCAGGAAGTCCGCGAGGTGCGAGTCGACTGCGACGCCGACACCCTGCTGTACCTCGTCGACCAGAACGTGGGGGCGTGTCACACGGGGCACCGCTCGTGTTTCTACCGGACAGTCGACGGTGAACACGTCGGCGAGCGCGTCTTCGACCCGGACGAGGTGTACTGA
- the fer gene encoding ferredoxin Fer — MPTVEYLNYEVLDDHGWSMDDDDLFEEAADADLDAEDYGSLDVNQGEYILESAEAQGYDWPFSCRAGACANCASIVMEGDIEMDMQQILSDEEVEEKNVRLTCIGSPATDEVKIVYNAKHLDYLQNRVI; from the coding sequence ATGCCCACAGTAGAATACCTCAACTACGAAGTGCTCGACGACCACGGCTGGTCGATGGACGACGACGACCTGTTCGAAGAGGCCGCTGACGCGGACCTCGACGCCGAGGATTACGGTAGCCTCGACGTGAATCAGGGCGAATACATCCTCGAATCCGCCGAGGCACAGGGCTACGACTGGCCCTTCTCGTGTCGCGCCGGCGCCTGTGCGAACTGCGCCTCCATCGTCATGGAGGGCGACATCGAGATGGACATGCAGCAGATCCTCTCCGACGAGGAAGTCGAAGAGAAGAACGTCCGCCTGACCTGCATCGGCAGTCCGGCGACGGACGAGGTCAAGATCGTCTACAACGCGAAACACCTCGACTACCTGCAGAACCGCGTCATCTAA